In Arvicanthis niloticus isolate mArvNil1 chromosome 10, mArvNil1.pat.X, whole genome shotgun sequence, a single genomic region encodes these proteins:
- the Slc45a3 gene encoding solute carrier family 45 member 3, whose product MAPGPRPALSIMIQRLWASRVLRHRKAQLLLVNLLTFGLEVCLAAGITYVPPLLLEVGVEEKFMTMVLGIGPVLGLVSVPLLGSASDQWRGRYGRRRPFIWALSLGVLLSLFLIPRAGWLAGLLYPDTRPLELALLIFGVGLLDFCGQVCFTPLEALLSDLFRDPDHCRQAFSVYAFMISLGGCLGYLLPAIDWDTSALAPYLGTQEECLFGLLTLIFLICMAATLFVAEEAVLGPPEPAEGLLVPSVSRRCCPCHIGLAFRNLGTLFPRLHQLCCRMPRTLRRLFVAELCSWMALMTFTLFYTDFVGEGLYQGVPRAEPGTEARRHYDEGIRMGSLGLFLQCAISLFFSLVMDRLVQKFGTRSVYLASVMTFPVAAAATCLSHSVVVVTVSAALTGFTFSALQILPYTLASLYHHEKQVFLPKYRGDAGGGSSEDSQTASFLPGPKPGAPFPNGHVGPGSSSILGPPPALCGASACDVSMRVVVGEPPEARVVTGRGICLDLAILDSAFLLSQVAPSLFMGSIVQLSHSVTAYMVSAAGLGLVAIYFATQVVFDKNDLAKYSV is encoded by the exons ATGGCTCCTGGACCCCGACCTGCCTTATCCATCATGATCCAGAGGCTGTGGGCCAGCCGTGTGCTACGGCATCGGAAAGCTCAGCTCCTGCTGGTCAACCTGCTCACCTTTGGCCTGGAGGTGTGCCTGGCTGCTGGAATTACCTATGTGCCACCCCTTCTGCTGGAAGTGGGGGTAGAGGAGAAGTTCATGACCATGGTGTTGG GCATTGGCCCAGTGCTGGGCCTGGTTTCTGTTCCACTGCTAGGCTCAGCCAGTGACCAATGGCGTGGGCGCTATGGCCGCCGGAGACCCTTTATCTGGGCTCTGTCCCTGGGTGTCCTGCTAAGCCTCTTTCTCATCCcgagggctggctggctggcagggCTGCTGTACCCAGATACCAGGCCCCTGGAGTTGGCCCTGCTGATCTTTGGAGTGGGGCTGCTGGACTTTTGTGGCCAGGTGTGCTTCACTCCACTGGAAGCCTTACTCTCCGACCTCTTCCGGGACCCAGACCACTGCCGCCAAGCCTTCTCTGTCTATGCCTTCATGATCAGCCTTGGGGGCTGCCTGGGCTACCTCTTACCTGCCATTGACTGGGACACCAGCGCCCTAGCCCCCTACCTGGGCACTCAGGAAGAATGCCTCTTTGGCCTCCTTACCCTCATTTTTCTTATCTGCATGGCAGCCACTCTGTTTGTGGCCGAGGAGGCAGTACTGGGCCCGCCCGAGCCAGCAGAAGGGTTGTTGGTCCCCTCGGTGTCACGCCGATGCTGCCCGTGCCACATTGGCCTGGCTTTCCGGAATCTGGGTACCCTGTTTCCCAGGCTGCACCAGCTGTGCTGCCGCATGCCTCGCACCCTGCGCCGGCTTTTTGTGGCTGAGCTGTGCAGCTGGATGGCACTTATGACTTTCACACTGTTCTACACGGACTTCGTGGGAGAGGGACTGTACCAGGGTGTACCCAGAGCGGAGCCAGGCACCGAGGCCCGGAGACACTATGATGAAG GCATTCGAATGGGCAGCCTGGGGCTCTTCCTGCAGTGTGCCATCTCCCTGTTCTTCTCCCTGGTCATGGACAGGCTGGTGCAGAAGTTCGGCACCCGGTCAGTCTATCTGGCCAGTGTGATGACCTTTCCTGTGGCTGCCGCTGCCACATGCCTGTCCCACAGCGTGGTCGTAGTGACAGTCTCAGCTGCCCTCACCGGGTTCACCTTCTCAGCCTTGCAGATCCTGCCTTACACGCTCGCCTCCCTCTACCATCATGAGAAGCAG GTGTTCCTGCCCAAATACCGTGGGGACGCTGGAGGTGGCAGCAGTGaggacagccagacagccagcTTCTTGCCAGGCCCTAAGCCAGGAGCTCCCTTCCCCAATGGGCACGTGGGCCctggcagcagcagcatcctgggGCCTCCACCTGCACTCTGTGGGGCCTCTGCCTGCGATGTCTCCATGCGAGTGGTGGTGGGTGAGCCACCTGAGGCCAGGGTTGTTACTGGACGGGGCATTTGCCTGGACCTTGCCATCCTGGACAGTGCCTTTCTGCTGTCTCAAGTGGCTCCATCCCTCTTCATGGGCTCCATTGTCCAGCTGAGTCACTCTGTCACTGCTTATATGGTATCAGCTGCAGGCTTGGGTCTGGTCGCCATCTACTTTGCTACACAGGTAGTGTTTGACAAGAACGACTTGGCCAAATACTCAGTGTAG